One stretch of Bacillota bacterium DNA includes these proteins:
- a CDS encoding YbaB/EbfC family nucleoid-associated protein: protein MSMNMQKMLKQVQKMQADMAKTQEELKTKTVDATAGGGVITVTANGVQEIVAIKIAPDAVDPDDVEMLEDLVVAAVNEALRKAQDLAAQEMQKVTGGLNIPGMPSGLF, encoded by the coding sequence ATGAGTATGAACATGCAGAAGATGCTCAAGCAGGTTCAAAAAATGCAGGCTGATATGGCCAAAACTCAGGAGGAACTAAAAACTAAAACAGTGGATGCTACTGCCGGTGGCGGGGTTATTACCGTTACTGCCAACGGAGTTCAAGAGATTGTTGCTATTAAAATTGCCCCAGACGCGGTCGATCCCGATGACGTGGAAATGCTGGAAGATTTAGTAGTAGCTGCTGTTAACGAAGCTTTAAGAAAAGCTCAGGATCTGGCAGCGCAGGAGATGCAGAAGGTCACTGGTGGACTTAATATTCCAGGAATGCCCTCAGGATTATTCTAA